The Stenotrophomonas maltophilia genome includes a region encoding these proteins:
- a CDS encoding M23 family metallopeptidase: MTLLPRLFAVLVVSFSALTGVAAAADPRQQGATLTTQFYEGHVDALWERMTPQMQAGLKSPQNLVALREQVLAGWGAETELVSEKVEKVDGFDTYLRQARFARSPAIIQVLWAIDADGRIGGFYIRPLQTTPPQAAASGFLDYQTRTRLQLPFDDEYFVFWGGRTVEQNYHAAHAGQRFALDLLVVRDGRSHRGDGLRNDDYYCFGRPILAPADGTVVDVVEGIADNVPGQMNAAQLTGNRVILDHGNEEYSVLAHLRQGSVRVAQGQVVRSGAHLGDCGNSGNSSEPHLHYQLQAGPVFGVGEALPAQFSGYVADGQPVARGEPVKGQRIRPASVPQAK, encoded by the coding sequence ATGACATTGCTTCCGCGCCTGTTTGCAGTTCTGGTTGTTTCCTTCTCTGCTCTCACCGGCGTGGCCGCAGCCGCAGATCCGCGCCAACAGGGAGCCACGCTGACCACGCAGTTCTACGAAGGGCACGTCGACGCCCTGTGGGAACGGATGACGCCGCAGATGCAGGCGGGGCTGAAGTCCCCGCAGAACCTGGTGGCGCTGCGCGAGCAGGTGCTCGCTGGCTGGGGCGCAGAAACCGAGCTGGTCAGTGAGAAGGTCGAGAAGGTTGATGGATTCGACACCTATCTGCGGCAGGCGCGCTTCGCCAGGAGCCCGGCCATCATCCAGGTGCTGTGGGCCATCGATGCCGACGGGCGGATCGGCGGCTTCTACATCCGCCCGCTACAGACCACGCCGCCGCAGGCTGCGGCGAGCGGGTTCCTCGACTACCAGACCCGCACACGGCTGCAACTCCCGTTCGACGATGAATACTTCGTGTTCTGGGGCGGGCGTACTGTCGAACAGAACTACCATGCGGCCCATGCCGGCCAGCGCTTCGCGCTGGATCTGCTGGTGGTACGCGATGGCCGCTCGCACCGTGGCGATGGGCTGCGCAACGATGACTACTACTGCTTCGGCCGCCCGATCCTCGCGCCGGCCGACGGCACGGTGGTGGACGTGGTCGAAGGGATCGCCGACAACGTGCCGGGGCAGATGAACGCTGCTCAGCTCACCGGCAACCGCGTCATCCTCGATCACGGCAATGAGGAGTACTCGGTGCTGGCGCACTTGCGCCAGGGCAGTGTGCGGGTCGCCCAGGGACAGGTTGTCCGCAGCGGCGCGCACCTCGGTGACTGTGGCAACAGCGGAAACTCCTCCGAACCGCACCTGCACTACCAGCTGCAGGCCGGGCCCGTGTTCGGTGTCGGCGAAGCGTTGCCGGCACAGTTCTCCGGCTACGTGGCCGATGGCCAGCCGGTTGCACGCGGCGAGCCGGTCAAAGGGCAGCGCATCCGGCCAGCGAGCGTTCCGCAGGCAAAGTAG
- the prfA gene encoding peptide chain release factor 1 has protein sequence MTPTLRRKLEALAERREELERLLAEPDVVADNTRFRDLSREFAQLEPVATALADEARAKADLAAAEGMRADPDLRELADEEIAAAQARLLELEQELALLLVPRDPRDEGNLFLEVRAGTGGDEAAIFAGDLFRMYARYAERQGWKVEIESDNPGEHGGYKEVVARVVGRGAFSRLKFESGTHRVQRVPATESQGRIHTSAATVAIIPEADEVDDIVINPADLKVDTFRSSGAGGQHVNKTESAIRITHVPTGVVVECQTERSQHANRDKAMKRLKAQLLDAERQRQDAAQAESRRLQVGSGDRSQRIRTYNFPQGRITDHRVEGLTLYDLPNILAGDLDPLLQRLSHEHQVDALAQLSAG, from the coding sequence ATGACGCCGACCCTGCGCCGTAAGCTGGAAGCGCTGGCCGAGCGCCGCGAAGAACTGGAACGCCTGCTCGCCGAACCCGACGTGGTCGCCGACAACACCCGTTTCCGCGACCTTTCGCGCGAATTCGCCCAACTTGAACCGGTTGCCACTGCACTGGCCGATGAAGCACGTGCCAAGGCCGATCTGGCCGCCGCCGAAGGCATGCGCGCCGACCCCGACCTGCGCGAGCTGGCCGACGAGGAAATCGCCGCCGCGCAGGCGCGCCTGCTGGAACTGGAGCAGGAACTGGCGCTGCTGCTGGTACCGCGCGACCCGCGCGACGAAGGCAACCTGTTCCTGGAAGTGCGCGCGGGTACCGGCGGCGATGAAGCGGCGATCTTCGCCGGCGACCTGTTCCGCATGTACGCCCGCTATGCCGAGCGCCAGGGCTGGAAGGTCGAGATCGAATCGGACAATCCCGGCGAGCACGGTGGCTACAAGGAAGTGGTGGCACGGGTGGTCGGCCGTGGTGCGTTCTCGCGCCTGAAGTTCGAATCGGGCACGCACCGTGTGCAGCGCGTGCCGGCCACCGAATCGCAGGGCCGCATCCATACCTCGGCGGCCACCGTGGCGATCATCCCGGAGGCCGACGAAGTCGATGACATCGTCATCAACCCGGCCGACCTGAAGGTGGATACGTTCCGCTCCTCCGGCGCCGGTGGCCAGCACGTCAACAAGACCGAGTCGGCGATCCGCATCACCCACGTACCGACCGGCGTGGTGGTGGAATGCCAGACCGAACGCAGCCAGCACGCCAACCGCGACAAGGCGATGAAGCGCCTGAAAGCGCAGCTGCTCGACGCCGAGCGCCAACGCCAGGACGCGGCGCAGGCCGAGTCGAGGCGCCTGCAGGTCGGCAGTGGTGATCGCAGCCAGCGCATCCGCACCTACAACTTCCCGCAGGGGCGCATCACCGATCACCGCGTGGAGGGCCTGACCCTGTACGACCTGCCCAACATCCTGGCCGGCGACCTCGATCCGCTGCTGCAGCGGCTCAGCCACGAACACCAGGTCGACGCCCTGGCCCAGCTGTCGGCAGGCTGA
- a CDS encoding YihY family inner membrane protein, translating to MEPLDTLNLWMERARDRARAISFGRFLWHRFLDDRLFQAAAALAYTTVFALVPLAIVVFGVLSAFPVFDRWSDQLSDYVFSNFVPNAARAAEGYLRQFSASAGQLTAAGFIALVVSLLITLNSVEETFNQIWRVGSTRPKLTRFLVYWTVLTLGAMLAAASLAVSARVFAMPLFGTQEGRWLAELALRLAPILIEFVCITLMFRVVPHHTVKWRHAVPGAILAAVILELVKWGIGAYLGSFQSYQKLYGTVAFVPILLLWIYLCWVAVLLGASLSSSMAAFRYQPVELRLPQGYEFYGLLRLLGRFHHARAKGKGLADDEILRLEPMLTDSLLQDLACNLQEIGLLRRDERGEWLLSRDLDQVSLADLYECTQLRIPVAEQHLPYRDDSLGRAALAALDDLRLPLRERLKRKVSDIYTDSGDMP from the coding sequence ATGGAACCTTTGGATACGCTCAACCTGTGGATGGAGCGCGCGCGGGATCGCGCACGGGCCATCAGTTTCGGCCGCTTCCTGTGGCATCGCTTCCTCGACGACCGCCTGTTCCAGGCAGCGGCGGCGCTGGCCTACACCACGGTGTTCGCGCTGGTACCGCTGGCGATCGTGGTGTTCGGCGTGCTCTCGGCCTTCCCCGTCTTCGACCGCTGGAGCGACCAGCTCAGCGATTACGTCTTCTCCAACTTCGTGCCCAATGCCGCGCGCGCGGCCGAGGGCTACCTGCGGCAGTTCTCGGCCAGTGCCGGTCAGCTCACCGCCGCCGGCTTCATCGCGCTGGTGGTGTCGCTGCTGATCACGCTCAACAGTGTTGAAGAAACCTTCAACCAGATCTGGCGGGTCGGCTCGACCCGGCCCAAGCTGACCCGCTTCCTGGTCTACTGGACTGTACTGACGCTGGGCGCGATGCTCGCGGCGGCTTCGCTGGCGGTGTCGGCGCGGGTGTTCGCGATGCCGCTGTTCGGCACCCAGGAGGGCCGCTGGCTGGCCGAACTGGCACTGCGGCTGGCGCCGATCCTGATCGAGTTCGTCTGCATCACGCTGATGTTCCGGGTGGTGCCGCACCACACGGTGAAGTGGCGGCATGCAGTGCCTGGCGCCATTCTGGCCGCGGTGATCCTGGAGCTGGTGAAGTGGGGCATCGGCGCCTACCTGGGCAGCTTCCAGTCCTACCAGAAGCTGTATGGCACGGTCGCCTTCGTGCCGATCCTGCTGCTGTGGATCTACCTGTGCTGGGTGGCGGTGCTGCTGGGCGCGTCGTTGTCCTCGTCGATGGCGGCCTTCCGCTACCAGCCGGTGGAACTGCGCCTGCCGCAGGGCTACGAGTTCTATGGCCTGCTGCGCCTGCTCGGCCGCTTCCACCATGCCCGAGCCAAGGGCAAGGGCCTGGCCGATGATGAAATCCTGCGGCTGGAGCCGATGCTGACCGATTCGCTGCTGCAGGACCTGGCCTGCAACCTGCAGGAGATCGGCCTGCTGCGCCGCGATGAACGTGGCGAATGGCTGCTCTCGCGCGACCTGGACCAGGTGAGCCTGGCCGATCTTTACGAATGTACCCAGTTGCGCATTCCGGTAGCCGAGCAGCATCTGCCGTATCGCGACGACAGCCTGGGCCGTGCCGCATTGGCGGCGCTGGATGATCTGCGACTGCCCCTGCGTGAACGCCTGAAGCGCAAGGTCAGCGATATCTATACCGACTCTGGAGACATGCCATGA
- a CDS encoding asparaginase domain-containing protein, translated as MEELLVVTTGGTIDKIYFDDKSDYQIGDPQIGMILRELGVTFRFNVIPILRKDSLHINDEDRELIRATIAAQPTRHVLVTHGTDSMVQTGKVLATIPDKTIVMTGALSPARFRGSDAEFNIGCAIGAVQSLPSGVYIAMNGRIFDPQHVRKNVAANRFESV; from the coding sequence ATGGAAGAGCTCCTGGTCGTCACCACCGGTGGCACGATCGACAAGATCTACTTCGACGACAAGTCGGACTACCAGATCGGCGACCCCCAGATCGGCATGATCCTGCGCGAGCTGGGCGTGACGTTCCGCTTCAACGTGATTCCGATCCTGCGCAAGGATTCGCTGCACATCAACGATGAAGACCGCGAACTGATCCGCGCCACCATCGCCGCGCAGCCGACCCGCCACGTGCTGGTGACCCACGGCACCGACTCGATGGTGCAGACCGGCAAGGTGCTGGCGACGATCCCGGACAAGACCATCGTGATGACCGGCGCGCTCAGCCCGGCGCGGTTCCGTGGGTCGGATGCGGAGTTCAACATCGGCTGCGCGATCGGTGCGGTGCAGTCGCTGCCGAGCGGCGTATACATCGCCATGAACGGTCGTATCTTCGATCCGCAGCACGTGCGCAAGAACGTGGCCGCCAACCGCTTCGAGTCGGTCTGA
- a CDS encoding DUF2069 domain-containing protein: protein MSRPPRTVLLLALMGLAALFAGWFINDKHWLATQLVFTAPPLALAFALRLGWRKAGFWASVLALGWFSHGVMSAWSHPETRWLALIEIALALLVIFSASLPGLRARFGKRR from the coding sequence ATGAGCCGCCCGCCGCGCACGGTCCTGCTGCTGGCCCTGATGGGGCTGGCCGCGCTGTTCGCCGGCTGGTTCATCAATGACAAGCACTGGCTGGCCACCCAGCTGGTGTTCACCGCGCCGCCGCTGGCGCTGGCCTTTGCGCTGCGCCTGGGCTGGCGCAAGGCCGGGTTCTGGGCCTCGGTACTGGCGCTGGGCTGGTTCAGCCACGGCGTGATGAGCGCCTGGAGCCACCCGGAAACACGCTGGCTGGCGCTGATCGAAATCGCGCTGGCCCTGCTGGTGATCTTCAGCGCCAGCCTGCCGGGGCTGCGCGCCCGCTTCGGCAAGCGACGCTGA
- a CDS encoding O-linked N-acetylglucosamine transferase, SPINDLY family protein gives MSAWQQRQQLQQAIARQPDDFVAWVMLADVELEAGDIAAGEQAARRALQLRPNHPEALARLGRVAWMAGAHGDAAKLLGQASALAPQHPGIALWLGHALEDADDAEGASAAYRRAHGLMPAEPYIAAQRLAWQRRLCDWQDLDTLAAQVRAAVASSQGVVEPFAFLSEDASAAEQLACAHTRALAVTASVRPLPPATVRPHGPLRVGFLSNGFGAHPTGLLTVALFEQLRRDPALQLHLFALNRDDGSRIRQRLQAAAQLHDVAGLRHTDTAARIRAQGIDLLFDLRGWGGGGTPEVLAMRPAALQLNWLAYPGTSGAPWMDAVVGDAFALPPALEPCYSERVLRLPRAFQPSDNTRVLEPAPTRADCGLPAQGVVFCCFNNSYKLNPRSMGRAFAVLQAVPGSVLWLLSGPGQADARLRTAAQAAGLDPARLVFMAKLPHPQYLARYQLADLFLDTHPYNAHTTASDALWAGCPVLTCPGDTFAARVAGSLNHHLGMARMNVADDAAFITTASALGNAPAALAALRAELAQARERSGLFDMDGFARDLSALVQQLAREHGWLGTTEPTG, from the coding sequence ATGTCGGCCTGGCAGCAGCGACAGCAACTGCAGCAAGCGATCGCCCGCCAGCCCGACGACTTCGTCGCCTGGGTGATGCTGGCCGACGTGGAACTGGAAGCCGGCGACATCGCTGCCGGCGAACAGGCCGCGCGACGTGCGCTGCAGCTGCGCCCGAATCACCCCGAAGCGCTGGCACGGCTGGGCCGCGTGGCGTGGATGGCCGGTGCACATGGCGATGCGGCCAAGCTGCTCGGCCAGGCCTCGGCATTGGCACCGCAGCATCCCGGCATTGCGCTGTGGCTGGGCCATGCACTGGAAGATGCCGATGATGCCGAAGGCGCGTCGGCGGCCTATCGACGCGCGCATGGGCTGATGCCGGCCGAGCCGTACATCGCCGCCCAGCGCCTGGCCTGGCAGCGTCGCCTGTGCGATTGGCAGGACCTGGACACGCTGGCGGCACAGGTGCGCGCCGCCGTTGCCAGCAGCCAGGGCGTGGTCGAGCCGTTCGCCTTCCTCAGCGAGGACGCCAGCGCTGCCGAACAGTTGGCCTGCGCGCACACCCGTGCGCTGGCCGTGACTGCCTCGGTGCGGCCATTGCCGCCGGCAACGGTGCGCCCGCACGGCCCGCTGCGCGTCGGCTTCCTCTCCAATGGGTTCGGCGCACATCCGACCGGATTGCTGACCGTGGCGCTGTTCGAGCAGCTGCGTCGCGACCCCGCACTGCAACTGCATCTGTTCGCGCTGAACCGCGACGACGGCAGCCGCATCCGCCAGCGGCTGCAGGCAGCGGCGCAGCTGCATGATGTGGCTGGCCTGCGACACACCGATACCGCCGCACGCATCCGCGCACAGGGCATCGACCTGCTGTTCGACCTGCGCGGCTGGGGCGGTGGCGGCACGCCGGAAGTGTTGGCGATGCGCCCTGCCGCGCTGCAGCTGAACTGGCTGGCCTATCCGGGCACGTCGGGGGCGCCGTGGATGGACGCGGTGGTCGGCGATGCCTTCGCCCTGCCGCCGGCACTGGAGCCGTGCTACAGCGAACGCGTGCTGCGCCTGCCACGAGCCTTCCAGCCGTCAGACAATACGCGCGTGCTGGAGCCTGCGCCGACCCGTGCGGACTGCGGACTGCCCGCGCAGGGCGTGGTGTTCTGCTGTTTCAACAACAGCTACAAGCTCAACCCGCGCAGCATGGGCCGTGCCTTCGCAGTGCTGCAGGCAGTGCCCGGCAGCGTACTGTGGCTGCTGTCCGGACCGGGCCAGGCCGACGCCCGCCTGCGCACTGCCGCGCAGGCTGCCGGCCTGGACCCGGCACGCCTGGTGTTCATGGCCAAGCTGCCGCATCCGCAGTACCTGGCGCGCTATCAGCTGGCCGACCTGTTCCTCGACACGCATCCGTACAACGCGCACACCACCGCCTCCGATGCGCTGTGGGCCGGCTGCCCGGTGCTGACCTGCCCGGGTGACACCTTCGCCGCGCGCGTGGCCGGCAGCCTCAACCACCATCTGGGAATGGCACGGATGAATGTCGCCGACGATGCGGCGTTCATCACCACCGCCAGCGCGCTGGGCAACGCCCCTGCAGCACTGGCGGCGTTGCGCGCTGAACTGGCACAGGCGCGCGAGCGCAGCGGGCTGTTCGACATGGACGGGTTTGCCCGCGATCTGTCGGCGTTGGTGCAGCAGCTGGCGCGCGAACACGGCTGGCTGGGAACAACCGAACCGACGGGGTAA
- the ppk2 gene encoding polyphosphate kinase 2 yields the protein MAKLKRKDYDELLLPLQLELTAMARWVQHSGQRLLVLFEGRDTAGKGGAIQAISQHLNPRQCRVVALPKPTDREATQWYFQRYASHLPAAGEIVLMDRSWYNRAGVERVMGYCSETEYQQFLHQAPVFEQLLVDDGILLFKYWLCVDQEQQEKRFAERHLDPLKGWKLSPVDLKSRSKYSAYTEAREAMLRATHREAAPWTLVDFNDQRLGRLTLVRNLLDRLPDTRVDAPLPELPKLKGKLHREHYDVLKPIEDFPVED from the coding sequence ATGGCCAAGCTCAAGCGCAAGGACTACGACGAACTGCTGCTGCCGCTGCAGCTGGAGCTGACCGCCATGGCGCGCTGGGTGCAGCACAGCGGACAGCGCCTGCTGGTGCTGTTCGAAGGCCGTGATACCGCAGGTAAAGGCGGCGCGATCCAGGCCATCAGCCAGCACCTCAACCCGCGCCAGTGCCGGGTGGTGGCGCTGCCCAAGCCCACCGACCGCGAAGCCACGCAGTGGTACTTCCAGCGCTACGCCTCGCACTTGCCCGCCGCCGGCGAGATCGTGCTGATGGACCGCAGCTGGTACAACCGCGCCGGTGTCGAACGGGTGATGGGCTATTGCAGCGAAACCGAGTACCAGCAGTTCCTGCATCAGGCGCCGGTATTCGAGCAACTGCTGGTGGACGACGGCATCCTGCTGTTCAAGTACTGGCTGTGCGTGGACCAGGAACAGCAGGAAAAGCGCTTCGCCGAACGCCACCTCGATCCACTGAAGGGCTGGAAGCTCTCTCCGGTCGACCTGAAGTCGCGCAGCAAGTACAGCGCCTACACCGAGGCCCGCGAGGCGATGCTGCGCGCGACGCATCGTGAGGCGGCGCCGTGGACACTTGTGGATTTCAACGACCAGCGGCTGGGCCGGCTGACACTGGTGCGCAACCTGCTGGACCGGTTGCCGGACACGCGGGTGGATGCACCGCTGCCGGAGCTGCCGAAGTTGAAGGGCAAGCTGCATCGCGAGCACTACGATGTGCTGAAGCCGATCGAGGACTTCCCGGTCGAGGATTAG
- the wrbA gene encoding NAD(P)H:quinone oxidoreductase gives MGEILVLYYSRGGSVARLARQIARGIGEVPGMSARLRTVPPVAAVTQTAQPPVPDDGAPYVSVQDLVECQGLLLGSPTRFGNMAAPVKHFLDGLGAEWVNGTLSGKPAGVFTSTASMHGGQESTLLSMQVPLLHHGCVIVGIPFTEPALSHTTSGGTPYGASHVAGAADDPQPTDDEAVLARALGRRVADIAQRLAR, from the coding sequence ATGGGCGAGATTCTGGTGCTGTACTACAGCCGGGGCGGTTCGGTGGCACGGCTGGCGCGCCAGATCGCGCGGGGCATCGGCGAAGTGCCGGGCATGAGCGCGCGCCTGCGCACGGTGCCGCCAGTGGCCGCCGTGACCCAGACCGCGCAGCCGCCGGTACCCGACGACGGCGCCCCCTATGTGAGCGTGCAGGACCTGGTGGAATGCCAGGGCCTGCTGCTCGGCAGCCCCACCCGCTTCGGCAACATGGCAGCCCCGGTCAAGCACTTCCTGGATGGACTGGGCGCCGAATGGGTCAATGGCACCCTGTCCGGCAAGCCGGCCGGCGTGTTCACCTCCACCGCCTCGATGCACGGCGGCCAGGAATCGACCCTGCTGTCGATGCAGGTGCCGCTGCTGCACCATGGCTGCGTGATCGTCGGCATCCCGTTCACCGAACCGGCGTTGAGCCACACCACCAGCGGCGGCACGCCCTATGGCGCCAGCCACGTGGCCGGTGCCGCCGATGACCCGCAGCCGACCGACGACGAGGCCGTGCTGGCCCGCGCGCTGGGCCGCCGGGTGGCCGACATCGCGCAGCGGTTGGCCCGATGA
- a CDS encoding TlpA family protein disulfide reductase produces MTRKTPSLLPLALLLALSACKPAQEPTPASSQPPAQAPTPTAPAPVEETPAERTTAEFPTLKMKAVDGSDYDLAAHRGKWVVVNFWATWCAPCRKEMPELSALHAMRSNIEVVGLAYEDIEVPEMQSFLTKHPVTYPIVIVDPFDPPTDFATPRGLPLTHLLDPQGKLAHTFLGPVTAADIEKQIAAAK; encoded by the coding sequence ATGACCCGCAAGACCCCGTCGCTGCTCCCGCTGGCCCTGCTGCTGGCACTGTCGGCCTGCAAGCCGGCCCAGGAGCCGACGCCGGCCAGCAGCCAACCGCCGGCGCAGGCACCGACGCCGACCGCACCGGCGCCGGTCGAGGAAACCCCGGCCGAGCGCACCACCGCCGAGTTCCCGACGCTGAAGATGAAGGCGGTGGATGGCAGCGACTACGACCTGGCCGCGCACCGCGGCAAGTGGGTGGTGGTGAACTTCTGGGCGACCTGGTGTGCCCCCTGCCGCAAGGAGATGCCGGAGTTGTCGGCGCTGCACGCGATGCGCAGCAACATCGAGGTGGTCGGCCTGGCCTATGAAGACATCGAGGTGCCGGAGATGCAGTCGTTCCTGACCAAGCATCCGGTGACCTATCCGATCGTGATCGTGGATCCGTTCGATCCGCCGACGGACTTCGCCACACCGCGCGGTTTGCCGCTGACGCACCTGCTGGATCCGCAAGGCAAGCTGGCGCACACGTTCCTCGGTCCGGTGACGGCCGCCGACATCGAAAAGCAGATCGCAGCTGCCAAGTAG
- a CDS encoding S8 family peptidase → MSQVTQPRVRRVWVVLGASVLSSLLLATPALAGDVQLSGLQSAPTHQRFIVKYRDGSAAVANTTALASSLKTAAAGLASSQGRALGLQEVRKLAVGPTLVKTDRPLDQAESELLMRKLAADPNVEYVEVDQIMRATLTPNDTRFSEQWGFGTSNAGINIRPAWDKATGTGVVVAVIDTGITNHADLNANILPGYDFISDAAMARDGGGRDNNPNDEGDWYGANECGSGIPASNSSWHGTHVAGTVAAVTNNSTGVAGTAFNAKVVPVRVLGKCGGYTSDIADAIVWASGGTVSGVPANANPAEVINLSLGGGGSCSTTYQNAINGAVGRGTTVVVAAGNSNTNVSSSVPANCPNVIAVAATTSAGARASFSNYGTGIDISAPGQSILSTLNTGTTTPGSATYASYNGTSMAAPHVAGVVALMQSVAPSPLSPAQVESIIKSTARPLPGACSGGCGAGIIDANAAVAAAINGGGNPNPGGNVLQNNVPVTGLGAATGAELNYTVAVPAGSTQLRVAISGGSGDADLYVRQGSAPTDTTYTCRPYLSGNSETCTINSPAAGTWYVRVKAYSTFSGLTLNAQY, encoded by the coding sequence ATGTCCCAGGTAACGCAACCGCGTGTGCGTCGAGTGTGGGTGGTCCTTGGTGCGTCCGTTCTGTCATCGCTGCTGCTGGCCACGCCTGCGCTGGCCGGTGATGTCCAGCTCAGCGGCCTGCAGTCCGCGCCGACGCACCAGCGTTTCATCGTGAAGTACCGCGACGGCAGCGCCGCCGTGGCCAACACCACTGCGCTGGCTTCGTCGCTGAAGACGGCCGCCGCTGGCCTGGCCAGCAGCCAGGGCCGCGCGCTGGGCCTGCAGGAGGTCCGCAAGCTGGCCGTCGGCCCGACCCTGGTCAAGACCGACCGTCCGCTCGACCAGGCCGAATCCGAGCTGCTGATGCGCAAGCTGGCCGCCGACCCGAACGTGGAATACGTCGAAGTCGACCAGATCATGCGCGCGACGCTGACCCCGAACGACACCCGCTTCAGCGAGCAATGGGGCTTCGGCACCTCCAATGCCGGCATCAACATCCGGCCGGCCTGGGACAAGGCCACCGGCACCGGCGTGGTGGTGGCCGTGATCGATACCGGCATCACCAACCATGCCGATCTCAACGCCAACATCCTGCCGGGCTATGACTTCATCAGCGACGCCGCGATGGCGCGCGATGGCGGCGGCCGCGACAACAATCCGAACGACGAAGGCGACTGGTACGGCGCCAACGAGTGTGGCTCGGGCATCCCGGCCTCCAACTCCAGCTGGCACGGCACCCACGTTGCCGGCACCGTGGCCGCGGTGACCAACAACAGTACCGGCGTGGCAGGTACCGCGTTCAATGCCAAGGTCGTGCCGGTGCGCGTGCTCGGCAAGTGCGGCGGCTACACCTCCGACATCGCCGATGCGATCGTGTGGGCGTCCGGTGGCACCGTCAGCGGCGTACCGGCCAACGCGAATCCGGCCGAAGTCATCAACCTCTCGCTGGGCGGCGGTGGCAGCTGCTCGACCACCTACCAGAACGCGATCAACGGCGCGGTCGGCCGTGGCACCACCGTGGTGGTCGCCGCCGGCAACAGCAACACCAACGTGTCCTCGTCGGTGCCGGCCAACTGCCCGAACGTGATCGCGGTGGCGGCGACCACCTCGGCCGGTGCACGTGCCAGCTTCTCCAACTACGGTACCGGCATCGACATCTCGGCACCGGGCCAGAGCATCCTGTCCACCCTCAACACCGGCACCACCACGCCGGGCAGCGCGACCTACGCGTCGTACAACGGCACCTCGATGGCGGCGCCGCACGTGGCCGGCGTGGTCGCGCTGATGCAGTCGGTCGCTCCGAGCCCGCTGAGCCCGGCGCAGGTCGAGAGCATCATCAAGAGCACGGCACGTCCGCTGCCGGGCGCCTGCTCGGGTGGTTGCGGCGCCGGCATCATCGACGCCAATGCCGCCGTGGCCGCGGCGATCAACGGTGGCGGCAACCCGAACCCGGGTGGCAACGTGCTGCAGAACAACGTGCCGGTGACCGGCCTGGGCGCTGCGACCGGTGCCGAGCTGAACTACACCGTCGCGGTTCCGGCCGGCAGCACCCAGCTGCGCGTCGCGATCAGTGGCGGCAGCGGTGATGCCGACCTGTATGTGCGCCAGGGCAGTGCCCCGACCGATACCACCTACACCTGCCGTCCGTACCTGAGCGGCAACAGCGAGACCTGCACCATCAACAGTCCTGCCGCCGGCACCTGGTATGTGCGGGTGAAGGCCTACAGCACCTTCTCGGGCCTGACCCTCAACGCCCAGTACTGA